CTCCAGGCCACTCGAGGCAAACTCGGCCACCAGTTGCATCCACTCCTCAGGTCCAGGTCGTCGCATGCGCCCAAGAACGCGCGTGCACGCCCATCCTCAGGACGCCGGCAATCGGGCGGTTACGGACGACGAGCAGTAGCGATTGTTACCCGCCGACCGGCTACGCGTGGAACAACGACGACTGCAACGATGCGAATGCGTCTCTCTGGACCCCAAGCACCTTCTACAAGGATGCGGACGGAGACGGGTTCGGCAACCCCGCGATACCTGGAAGCTTCTGCGGGCAGCCCTCGGGCTACGTCGCAAACAACACTGATTGCAACGACGCCAACGCGGCGATCAATCCGAGTGTCACAGTAACTTGCGGCTTCGGAGCGTGTCAGCGCACGGGTGCTACCTGTCAGAACGGCGCGCAGTGGACCTGTAGTCCCTGGCCAAACAAGACAACTGAAATTTGTGATGACCAGGACAACGATTGCGATGGCACTGTCGACAACGTGCCGGCCAAGGAATGTGGGACTGGGGCATGCAAGCGGTTCGTTCCCGCATGTAGCGCCGTCTGTAATCTTGACCCGGCGACGGGCAAGCCAGACTGCAGGCTGGGCACGCATAACGTCCCCAATTCCACTGCCTGCGTTCCCGGCGCGAAGGGCATCGAGGACTGCAACGGAATCGACGACGACTGTGACGGAGTCGTCGATAACAATCCGGGGGTGATGCAGGCCCTTAGTTTGACGAAGAACTGCACGAATCTCCTCGGCTGTAGCCGTCCTGGTATGCACGCTTGTCTGCCCACGAAGGTTTGGGATGTCTGCAGAGGATGCAGCGGGACGGCATCGTGCACCACGGAGTGCAACGAGAAGTCACAGCAGACGTGCGATGACTCCTGCAACGTAGTTCCCGGGACCTGCCAATCCCTACTCGAGACCTGTAATAATTGTGATGATGACAGGAACGGCATCCCCGATGATGGCCTGATGTGCTCGGGGTGCGGACTGTGAGCACGCGCTCAACTTCGTTGCTGCGGCTGCTGTCATCGATGGCGCCGATGTCGGTGCTCCTGCTCGCGCTCACAGCTTGCGAGACACCGCCCGGTGATGCGCCGAGCGCCGTACCTGCGCCGCCGCGCCCGAGCATTCGGGCCCACGAGCCGCTCGCGTTCCACGGCACCGCGTCGAAGGCGTTCGGCGAGGACTGCACGACCTACGGCCGTGCCGAGTGTACCTCGGGGGTTTGCATCCACGCCCGCCCCGTGCGTGACGCGGGGTACCTCTGCTCCGCGCACTGCACGGTCGATTCCCCGTGCCCCGGCGATTGGCAGTGCCTCCAGTCGCTGCCCGGGGCAGACCAGGGCGTCTGCGTTCCCCCATAGCGCGCCGCAGCAGAACCTGCTCGCGACTTTCTCGTCGGCTTCGCCCCCGTGGTGCTCTTCATCCTCACCTCGGGCGAGTCCGCGATTCGTTCCTT
This genomic interval from Aggregicoccus sp. 17bor-14 contains the following:
- a CDS encoding MopE-related protein, encoding MNPSVTVTCGFGACQRTGATCQNGAQWTCSPWPNKTTEICDDQDNDCDGTVDNVPAKECGTGACKRFVPACSAVCNLDPATGKPDCRLGTHNVPNSTACVPGAKGIEDCNGIDDDCDGVVDNNPGVMQALSLTKNCTNLLGCSRPGMHACLPTKVWDVCRGCSGTASCTTECNEKSQQTCDDSCNVVPGTCQSLLETCNNCDDDRNGIPDDGLMCSGCGL